From the Acidovorax carolinensis genome, one window contains:
- a CDS encoding thiolase family protein has translation MNIPVIVDAIRSPMARAKPDGALAEVHPVDLLSQVLEQLVARNRLDPGTVDDVICGCVSQAGEQAGTPGRLAWLAAGLPAHVPSTTIDRKCGSSQQAVHFAAQAIMAGSQDIVIACGVESMSRVPMGSSRMGKNPNGARLDARYAPGLVGQGVSADLVAAKWGLSRTELDAYAARSHQRAHAAQSGGGFAREIVGIDTPAGRVLQDETIRAGTTVEKLAGLKAVFESEELSARFPQIRWATTAGNASQMTDGASAMLIMSEARAQQLGLRPRARFVAFDVVGDDPLYMLTAPIPATQRALAKAKMQLDDIQHYEINEAFASVPMAWQKELKADGERLNPRGGAIALGHPLGASGIRLMTTMLHALEDSGQRYGLQSMCEAGGMANATIIERL, from the coding sequence ATGAATATTCCTGTCATCGTCGATGCCATCCGCAGCCCCATGGCCCGGGCCAAGCCCGATGGCGCGCTGGCCGAAGTCCATCCCGTGGACCTGCTGTCGCAGGTGCTGGAACAGTTGGTGGCCCGCAACCGGCTCGACCCCGGCACGGTGGATGACGTGATCTGCGGCTGCGTCAGCCAGGCCGGCGAGCAGGCGGGCACGCCCGGGCGCCTGGCGTGGCTGGCCGCCGGCCTGCCCGCGCATGTGCCCTCCACCACCATCGACCGCAAGTGCGGCTCCAGCCAGCAGGCCGTGCACTTCGCGGCCCAGGCCATCATGGCCGGCTCGCAGGACATCGTGATCGCCTGCGGGGTGGAATCGATGAGCCGCGTGCCCATGGGCAGCTCGCGCATGGGCAAGAACCCCAACGGCGCACGCCTTGACGCACGCTACGCACCCGGCCTGGTGGGCCAGGGTGTGTCGGCCGACCTGGTCGCCGCCAAGTGGGGCCTCTCCCGCACCGAGCTGGACGCCTACGCCGCACGATCGCACCAGCGCGCCCATGCCGCGCAGTCCGGCGGCGGCTTTGCACGCGAGATCGTCGGCATCGACACGCCCGCGGGCCGCGTGCTGCAGGACGAAACCATCCGCGCCGGCACCACGGTGGAAAAGCTCGCCGGCCTGAAGGCCGTGTTCGAGAGCGAGGAGTTGTCGGCGCGCTTCCCGCAGATTCGGTGGGCCACCACGGCTGGCAACGCCTCGCAGATGACCGACGGCGCCAGCGCCATGCTCATCATGAGCGAAGCGCGCGCCCAGCAGCTGGGCCTGCGCCCACGCGCGCGCTTCGTGGCCTTTGACGTGGTGGGCGACGACCCGCTGTACATGCTCACCGCCCCCATTCCGGCCACGCAGCGCGCGCTGGCCAAGGCGAAGATGCAGCTGGACGACATCCAGCACTACGAGATCAACGAGGCTTTTGCCTCGGTGCCCATGGCCTGGCAAAAAGAACTGAAGGCCGACGGCGAGCGCCTGAACCCGCGCGGCGGCGCCATCGCCCTGGGCCACCCGCTGGGCGCCTCTGGCATCCGCCTGATGACCACCATGCTGCACGCCCTGGAAGACAGCGGCCAGCGCTACGGCCTGCAGTCCATGTGCGAGGCCGGGGGCATGGCCAACGCCACGATTATTGAACGTCTGTAA
- a CDS encoding PaaI family thioesterase, with protein sequence MQHQSTTHDNIPASPFAGEAPDMFFGLPMAMARAMALRGERIGHDMAQVRMGFQATQANSRGEVHGGAIATLLDCTLAAAARAHDPAAHGVATIDLTLHYVAAGSGDLIATARCERRGRSISFARGEVRAEDGTLVALATGSFKLIARQPAAGS encoded by the coding sequence ATGCAACACCAGTCCACCACCCACGACAACATCCCCGCCAGCCCCTTCGCCGGCGAAGCCCCCGACATGTTCTTTGGCCTGCCCATGGCCATGGCACGCGCCATGGCGCTGCGCGGCGAGCGCATTGGCCACGACATGGCCCAGGTGCGCATGGGCTTCCAGGCAACCCAGGCCAACAGCCGCGGTGAGGTGCATGGCGGTGCGATTGCCACGCTGCTCGATTGCACCCTGGCGGCGGCTGCGCGCGCGCACGACCCCGCCGCCCATGGCGTGGCCACCATCGACCTGACGCTGCATTACGTCGCGGCGGGCAGCGGTGACCTGATTGCCACCGCGCGTTGCGAGCGGCGCGGCCGATCCATCAGCTTTGCCCGTGGCGAGGTGCGCGCCGAGGACGGCACCCTGGTGGCCCTCGCCACCGGCAGCTTCAAGCTGATCGCGCGCCAGCCAGCCGCCGGCTCATAG
- a CDS encoding SDR family NAD(P)-dependent oxidoreductase yields MKLTQGMTALVTGAVSGLGEASAVALLERGLNVVAVDLNDERGAAMEQKYAGRLRYVKADVSDAEQMAQAIAAAEAFGNFRALVHCAGIGGPVRLIEKDGSAGSLEKYTNIIRVNQIGSFNTLRLAAVAMAKNEPIDGERGACVLTASVAGYEGQIGQIPYASSKAGVIGMTIVAARDLASKFIRVCTIAPGLFDTPILAKLPEAVRQSLGASVPHPARLGHPSEYAMTALHILENPMLNGETIRLDGAIRMAPR; encoded by the coding sequence ATGAAACTGACACAAGGAATGACCGCCCTCGTCACCGGCGCAGTCTCGGGCCTGGGCGAGGCCTCGGCCGTTGCACTGCTGGAGCGCGGCCTGAACGTGGTGGCCGTGGACCTGAATGACGAGCGCGGCGCTGCCATGGAGCAGAAATACGCCGGCCGTCTGCGCTATGTGAAGGCCGACGTATCCGACGCCGAACAGATGGCCCAGGCCATCGCCGCGGCCGAAGCGTTTGGCAACTTCCGCGCGCTGGTGCATTGCGCCGGCATCGGCGGGCCGGTGCGCCTGATCGAGAAAGACGGCAGCGCCGGCTCGCTGGAGAAATACACCAACATCATCCGTGTCAACCAGATCGGCAGCTTCAACACATTGCGCCTGGCGGCCGTCGCCATGGCCAAGAACGAGCCGATTGACGGCGAGCGCGGTGCCTGCGTGCTCACCGCCTCGGTGGCAGGCTACGAGGGGCAGATCGGGCAGATCCCTTACGCATCGTCCAAGGCGGGAGTGATCGGCATGACCATCGTCGCCGCGCGCGACCTGGCGTCCAAGTTCATCCGCGTCTGCACCATCGCCCCGGGCCTGTTCGACACGCCCATCCTGGCCAAGCTGCCCGAGGCCGTGCGCCAGTCGCTGGGCGCCTCGGTGCCCCACCCCGCACGCCTGGGCCACCCCAGCGAATACGCGATGACCGCGCTGCACATCCTGGAGAACCCCATGCTCAACGGCGAAACCATCCGCCTGGATGGGGCCATCCGCATGGCGCCTAGATAA
- a CDS encoding AMP-binding protein produces the protein MQDFFGRAAAAPDRVVLVMAETGTQHTAGVMARTALQMAQWLHAQGLQVGERFAVVLENRVEILALALAARQAGLYAAVLSTHLTPAEVAYIVQDCGARLVVASHKTLPQLAQSQAAHPLPCWTVDEATPQALSLHAALQALQGPPADFSDRPLGRDLLYSSGTTGRPKGVLKPLQPSHLRGQTDPEALGTARFMGMGEDTIYLSPAPLYHAAPLRYTMRVLELGGQAVIMERFDAETALALIERHRVTHSQWVPTMFGRLLKLPEDVRRRYDLSSHRMAIHAAAPCPVDVKHAMLDWWGDILMEYYAGSEGCGTTMISSAEWLQRPGSVGRPTTGQLHIVDDAGQELPAGEIGQVYFSGGGLFSYLNDEEKTRQAINERGWITYGDIGHVDAEGYLFLSDRRADLILSGGVNLYPQEIENALMRHPDVQEVAVVGVPDPDFGEQPLAAVVLRRGAEESLATARAIAARAAEVLARMKLPQRVVFVDALPRLETGKLLRRKLKERFRDEPQAGFALRDS, from the coding sequence ATGCAGGACTTCTTTGGCCGCGCGGCAGCGGCTCCCGATCGGGTGGTGTTGGTCATGGCCGAGACCGGCACGCAGCACACTGCCGGCGTAATGGCGCGCACCGCCTTGCAGATGGCGCAGTGGCTTCATGCCCAGGGGCTGCAGGTGGGCGAGCGCTTCGCGGTGGTGCTGGAAAACCGCGTCGAGATCCTGGCGCTGGCCCTGGCGGCTCGGCAGGCGGGCCTGTATGCCGCCGTGCTCAGCACCCACCTCACGCCGGCCGAAGTGGCCTACATCGTGCAGGATTGCGGCGCGCGGCTGGTGGTGGCCTCGCACAAGACCCTGCCCCAGCTGGCGCAGTCGCAGGCGGCCCACCCCCTGCCATGCTGGACCGTGGACGAGGCCACACCGCAGGCCCTGTCGTTGCATGCCGCACTGCAGGCCCTGCAGGGCCCGCCGGCGGACTTTTCGGACCGCCCGCTGGGGCGCGACCTGCTGTACTCCTCGGGCACCACGGGCCGGCCCAAGGGTGTGCTCAAGCCCCTGCAGCCCAGCCACCTGCGCGGCCAGACCGACCCCGAGGCGCTGGGCACGGCCCGCTTCATGGGCATGGGCGAGGACACCATCTATTTGTCGCCCGCGCCGCTGTACCACGCCGCGCCGCTGCGCTACACGATGCGCGTGCTGGAGCTCGGCGGGCAGGCTGTGATCATGGAGCGCTTTGACGCCGAAACCGCCCTGGCCCTCATCGAGCGCCACCGCGTCACCCACAGCCAGTGGGTGCCCACCATGTTCGGCCGCCTGCTCAAGCTGCCCGAGGATGTGCGGCGGCGCTACGACCTGTCCAGCCACCGCATGGCCATCCATGCCGCGGCGCCCTGCCCGGTGGATGTCAAGCACGCCATGCTCGACTGGTGGGGCGACATCCTGATGGAGTACTACGCCGGCTCCGAGGGCTGTGGCACGACGATGATCAGCTCTGCCGAATGGCTGCAGCGCCCCGGCTCGGTGGGCCGGCCCACCACGGGCCAGCTGCACATCGTGGACGACGCCGGGCAGGAGCTGCCCGCGGGTGAGATCGGCCAGGTGTATTTCTCGGGCGGGGGGCTGTTCAGCTACCTCAACGACGAGGAAAAGACCCGCCAGGCCATCAACGAGCGCGGCTGGATCACCTATGGCGATATCGGCCATGTGGACGCCGAGGGCTATCTCTTCCTGAGCGACCGCCGGGCAGACCTGATCCTCTCGGGCGGCGTCAACCTTTACCCGCAGGAGATCGAGAACGCCCTGATGCGACACCCCGACGTCCAGGAAGTGGCCGTGGTGGGCGTGCCCGACCCCGACTTTGGCGAGCAGCCCCTGGCGGCCGTGGTGCTGCGCCGTGGGGCCGAGGAATCGCTGGCGACGGCGCGCGCCATCGCTGCCCGGGCCGCCGAGGTGCTGGCGCGCATGAAGCTGCCTCAGCGCGTGGTGTTTGTGGACGCCCTGCCGCGCCTGGAGACCGGCAAGCTGCTGCGCCGCAAGCTCAAGGAGCGCTTTCGCGACGAGCCGCAGGCGGGATTTGCCCTGCGGGACTCCTGA
- a CDS encoding class I adenylate-forming enzyme family protein: MHHAIEHLLAQPFGSLPDLIAQQAAHRPHHTALVFDGQSLDYAALRAGMDRVARSLQQGGLGPGDVVAICAGTSVEYVLAYLGALRAGVAVAPLAPSATAEHLSAMLDNCGARLVLRDREVAAQWPLHAGAALRCVALDDAPDAGEPWSQWLASGDAAPAPIAPQPDWPFNVIYSSGTTGVPKGIVQSWAMRWAHVRRAVTNGYGPDAVSLCATPLYSNTTLVAALPTLALGGTLVLMRKFDAARYLALAQQHGATHTMLVPVQYQRLMACPDFDRVNLSRLQHKFCTSAPFSATLKAEVLQRWPGRLIEYYGMTEGGVRCELHCHDHPHKLHTVGRPGEGADIRFIDEQGRELPPGEQGEIVGRSAGMMSGYYRLPDKTREAEWFDAEGRRYIRSGDVGRLDADGFIVLGDRKKDMIITGGFNVYPSDIESVLCQHPQVAECAVIGVPSEQWGETPVAYVVARPGTQPAAEELRDWLNTRVGKTQRVAAVHRVERLPRSEIGKVLKRQLREQYVQEAPAAD, translated from the coding sequence ATGCACCACGCCATCGAACACCTGCTGGCCCAGCCCTTCGGCTCGCTGCCCGATCTGATTGCGCAGCAGGCCGCGCACCGCCCCCACCACACCGCCCTGGTCTTTGACGGGCAGAGCCTCGACTACGCAGCGCTGCGCGCGGGCATGGACCGGGTGGCCCGCAGCCTGCAGCAGGGCGGTCTCGGCCCTGGCGATGTGGTGGCGATCTGCGCCGGCACTTCGGTCGAATATGTGCTGGCATACCTCGGCGCGCTGCGCGCCGGCGTGGCGGTGGCACCGCTGGCGCCATCGGCCACGGCCGAGCACCTGAGCGCCATGCTGGACAACTGCGGCGCGCGCCTGGTGCTGCGTGACCGCGAGGTGGCCGCGCAATGGCCGCTGCATGCGGGCGCCGCGCTGCGCTGTGTGGCGCTGGACGACGCGCCCGATGCGGGCGAGCCCTGGTCGCAATGGCTGGCCTCGGGCGATGCGGCGCCTGCGCCCATTGCGCCGCAGCCCGATTGGCCGTTCAATGTGATCTATTCCTCAGGCACCACCGGCGTGCCCAAGGGCATCGTGCAGTCCTGGGCCATGCGCTGGGCCCATGTGCGGCGCGCAGTTACCAACGGCTACGGACCCGATGCCGTCTCGCTGTGCGCCACGCCGCTGTATTCCAACACCACACTGGTGGCGGCACTGCCCACGCTGGCGCTGGGCGGCACGCTGGTGCTGATGCGCAAGTTTGATGCCGCGCGCTATCTGGCGCTGGCCCAGCAGCACGGCGCCACCCACACCATGCTGGTGCCCGTGCAGTACCAGCGCCTCATGGCCTGCCCCGACTTTGACCGCGTCAACTTAAGCCGGCTGCAGCACAAGTTCTGCACCAGTGCGCCGTTCAGTGCCACCCTCAAGGCCGAAGTACTGCAGCGGTGGCCGGGGCGCCTGATCGAGTACTACGGCATGACCGAAGGCGGCGTGCGCTGCGAGCTGCACTGCCACGACCACCCCCACAAGCTGCACACCGTGGGTCGCCCCGGCGAGGGCGCCGACATCCGTTTCATCGACGAGCAGGGGCGCGAGCTGCCGCCCGGCGAACAAGGAGAAATCGTCGGCCGCTCGGCCGGCATGATGAGCGGCTACTACCGCCTGCCCGACAAGACGCGCGAGGCCGAGTGGTTCGACGCCGAGGGCCGGCGCTACATCCGCAGCGGCGACGTGGGCCGGCTGGATGCGGACGGCTTCATCGTGCTGGGCGATCGCAAGAAGGACATGATCATCACGGGCGGCTTCAACGTCTATCCGAGCGATATCGAGAGCGTGCTGTGCCAGCACCCCCAGGTGGCCGAATGCGCGGTGATCGGCGTGCCCAGCGAGCAATGGGGCGAAACCCCGGTGGCCTATGTGGTGGCGCGGCCGGGCACGCAGCCCGCCGCCGAGGAACTGCGCGACTGGCTCAACACCCGCGTGGGCAAAACGCAGCGCGTGGCGGCTGTGCACAGGGTCGAACGCCTGCCGCGCAGCGAGATCGGCAAGGTACTCAAGCGGCAGTTGCGCGAGCAGTATGTGCAGGAAGCCCCCGCGGCTGATTGA
- a CDS encoding Bug family tripartite tricarboxylate transporter substrate binding protein, whose product MPLPPSSRLRRAVLASLALGATALLTPAAQAADPWPAKPIQLVIPYPPGGSADLLGRPLAVQLQKQLGQPVVLEYKPGAGGTLATQYLARAKPDGYTVLMVLAAHAINDSLYPKLPYDTRKDFAPVSLVANLPMVVAASGKLPARNIQELIQAAKAAPGKLTFGSAGNGNTGHLAAEYFSSIAGVKMTHVPYKGSAGVVNAMLAGDIDLTFDSISTSMPHIRSGRMHALAVTSPQRSALAPEVATVQEQGIAGFDVTGWYALIAPAGTPPEVTQRLSREIATALRQPQLQSQLAAGGYEPVGSTPEALQTHIEREITRWAAVVKSTGAKVD is encoded by the coding sequence ATGCCCTTGCCTCCCTCCTCGCGGTTGCGCCGCGCCGTGCTTGCCAGCCTGGCGCTGGGCGCCACCGCCTTGCTGACGCCCGCCGCTCAGGCGGCAGACCCCTGGCCCGCCAAGCCGATCCAGCTCGTGATCCCCTACCCGCCCGGCGGCAGCGCCGACCTGCTGGGCCGGCCGCTGGCCGTGCAGCTGCAGAAGCAGCTGGGGCAGCCCGTGGTGCTCGAATACAAGCCCGGCGCCGGCGGCACGCTGGCCACGCAGTACCTGGCGCGCGCCAAGCCCGACGGCTATACGGTGCTCATGGTGCTGGCCGCCCATGCCATCAACGACAGCCTGTACCCCAAGCTGCCTTACGACACGCGCAAGGACTTCGCGCCCGTGTCGCTGGTGGCCAACTTGCCCATGGTCGTGGCGGCGAGTGGCAAGCTGCCCGCCAGGAACATCCAGGAGTTGATCCAGGCCGCCAAGGCCGCACCAGGCAAACTCACCTTTGGCTCGGCCGGCAACGGCAACACCGGCCATCTCGCGGCGGAATACTTCAGCAGCATCGCGGGGGTCAAGATGACGCACGTGCCCTACAAGGGCAGCGCCGGCGTGGTCAACGCCATGCTGGCCGGCGACATCGACCTCACGTTCGACAGCATCTCCACCTCCATGCCGCACATCCGCAGCGGGCGCATGCATGCACTGGCCGTGACCAGCCCCCAGCGGTCGGCGCTGGCGCCCGAGGTGGCGACGGTGCAGGAGCAGGGAATCGCCGGCTTTGACGTGACCGGCTGGTATGCGCTGATCGCTCCGGCGGGCACGCCGCCCGAAGTCACCCAGCGCCTGAGCCGCGAGATCGCCACCGCGCTGCGCCAGCCCCAGTTGCAGTCGCAGCTGGCCGCTGGCGGCTACGAGCCCGTGGGCTCCACGCCCGAGGCGCTGCAAACGCATATCGAGCGCGAGATCACGCGCTGGGCCGCGGTGGTCAAGTCCACGGGCGCAAAAGTGGATTGA
- a CDS encoding Bug family tripartite tricarboxylate transporter substrate binding protein, with protein sequence MAFTRRKTLTQWLPLIALAAACGVSSAQAQDHYPSKPIRVVVPYPAGGGTDTIARLIGVQLSQRLGQPVVVENKPGASGILGNDTVAKAPGDGYTVLMGITTVVQIPALYKKVPYKLSDLTPVSQVAKSADLLMVPRSSGVTTLEQFVQKAKATPGTFNYGSYGNATSSHMNGERFKQKAGIDLTHIPYQGSGPEMAAMLGGQLTLAFVDATAAYPHIKSDKVNILAITGAQRHPALPQVPTMTEAGYPGLEANGWFGMFLPASTPKAIVDKLGTEVASIVKSPELNKRLTEMGLIPVGSLPDEFKAQIDKDAAHWKAVVEAAKISMD encoded by the coding sequence ATGGCATTCACCCGGCGCAAGACCCTGACCCAATGGCTACCCCTGATCGCACTGGCCGCCGCTTGCGGCGTCAGCAGCGCACAGGCACAGGACCACTACCCCAGCAAACCCATCCGCGTCGTCGTGCCCTATCCGGCTGGCGGCGGCACCGACACCATTGCCCGCCTGATTGGTGTGCAGCTGTCCCAGCGGCTGGGTCAGCCCGTGGTGGTGGAAAACAAGCCTGGCGCCAGCGGCATCCTGGGCAACGACACCGTGGCCAAGGCGCCCGGCGACGGCTACACCGTGCTCATGGGCATCACCACCGTGGTGCAGATCCCGGCGCTGTACAAGAAGGTGCCCTACAAGCTCAGCGACCTGACCCCGGTGTCGCAGGTGGCCAAGTCCGCGGACCTGCTGATGGTGCCGCGCAGCTCGGGCGTGACCACGCTGGAGCAGTTCGTTCAGAAGGCCAAGGCCACGCCAGGCACGTTCAACTACGGCAGCTACGGCAATGCCACCTCGTCGCACATGAATGGCGAGCGCTTCAAGCAAAAGGCCGGCATCGACCTCACCCACATCCCTTACCAGGGCTCGGGGCCCGAGATGGCGGCCATGCTGGGAGGGCAGCTGACGCTGGCCTTCGTCGATGCCACGGCCGCCTACCCGCACATCAAGTCGGACAAGGTCAACATCCTGGCCATCACCGGCGCCCAGCGCCACCCCGCGCTGCCACAGGTGCCCACCATGACCGAGGCCGGCTACCCTGGCCTGGAGGCCAATGGCTGGTTCGGCATGTTCCTGCCCGCCTCCACGCCCAAGGCCATCGTGGACAAGCTGGGTACCGAGGTGGCGTCCATCGTCAAGTCCCCCGAACTGAACAAGCGTTTGACGGAGATGGGATTGATTCCCGTGGGTTCGCTGCCCGACGAATTCAAGGCCCAGATCGACAAGGACGCCGCCCACTGGAAGGCCGTGGTCGAGGCGGCCAAGATTTCCATGGACTGA
- a CDS encoding crotonase/enoyl-CoA hydratase family protein — translation MTSTVLVEVRGNVQIMTLSNPEARNAATLEMAEAMAAALDALDSNPALQVGIVTGAGGTFCAGMDLKGFLQGKRPTIPGRGFCGLTQKPPRKPLIAAVEGYALAGGFEVVLACDLIVAARTAKFGLPEVKRGLAASGGGLLRLPKRLPYHVAMECILTGDMFGAERAHAHGLVNRLVEPGQALDAALELAQAVAANGPLALIASKRVAQESADWTQAEMFDRQAVITTPVFASLDAREGAAAFAEKRAPTWKGV, via the coding sequence ATGACATCTACGGTACTGGTCGAAGTACGCGGCAACGTGCAGATCATGACGCTGAGCAACCCCGAGGCGCGCAACGCCGCCACGCTGGAGATGGCCGAGGCCATGGCCGCCGCACTCGATGCGCTGGACAGCAACCCGGCGCTGCAGGTGGGCATCGTCACCGGCGCGGGCGGCACGTTCTGTGCGGGCATGGACCTCAAGGGCTTCCTGCAGGGCAAGCGCCCCACCATCCCCGGGCGGGGGTTTTGCGGCCTCACGCAAAAACCGCCGCGCAAGCCGCTGATCGCCGCCGTCGAGGGCTATGCGCTGGCCGGCGGCTTCGAGGTGGTGCTGGCCTGCGACCTGATCGTGGCCGCGCGCACGGCGAAGTTCGGACTGCCCGAGGTCAAGCGCGGCCTGGCGGCCTCCGGCGGCGGCCTGCTGCGCCTGCCCAAGCGGCTGCCCTACCACGTCGCCATGGAATGCATCCTCACGGGCGACATGTTCGGCGCCGAGCGCGCCCATGCCCACGGCCTGGTCAACCGCCTGGTCGAACCCGGCCAGGCGCTGGATGCAGCGCTGGAGCTGGCCCAGGCCGTGGCAGCCAACGGCCCGCTGGCGCTGATCGCCAGCAAGCGCGTGGCACAAGAGTCGGCCGACTGGACGCAGGCCGAGATGTTTGACCGCCAGGCCGTCATCACCACGCCGGTGTTCGCCTCGCTGGACGCACGCGAAGGCGCCGCAGCTTTTGCCGAGAAACGCGCGCCGACCTGGAAAGGCGTCTGA
- a CDS encoding Bug family tripartite tricarboxylate transporter substrate binding protein, which yields MPHEANPIGWNRRQLLALAASAAAIGPLGAQAQSRTSFATRPLRVVVPFAAGGATDVIARVLGERMAQRFGQSVVVDNKPGAAGLIAGDAVVKSQPDGMTTLLGTTSSMLTNKYLYQKTSYDPLTDLTPLVRVCLAPIALVVTADTPAQNLQEFMAWIQAQKGKLSYGSYGIGSHGQLACTTLSDLATAEMAHVAYKGEAPMVQDMLGGQIRIGMGSMVNLKPHIDAGKLRALAVTGPRRVPLLPDVPTFAEAGYRQDALSLVGWLAIAGPKGMPADVARQWAAVANHAVASREGMARIIAAGFVPVDDDTPEKFARLWAQEAPIWGRLLQAAGVQPS from the coding sequence ATGCCCCACGAAGCCAACCCTATTGGATGGAACCGGCGCCAGCTGCTGGCTTTGGCGGCCAGTGCCGCCGCCATCGGCCCGCTGGGCGCGCAGGCGCAGTCCCGGACCAGCTTTGCCACCCGCCCGCTGCGGGTGGTGGTGCCCTTTGCCGCAGGTGGTGCCACCGACGTCATCGCCCGCGTGCTCGGTGAGCGCATGGCGCAACGCTTCGGCCAGTCGGTCGTGGTCGACAACAAGCCCGGCGCGGCCGGACTGATCGCTGGCGATGCGGTGGTCAAGTCCCAGCCCGACGGGATGACGACGCTTCTGGGCACCACCTCGTCGATGCTGACCAACAAGTACCTGTACCAGAAGACGTCCTACGACCCGCTGACCGACCTGACCCCACTGGTGCGTGTATGCCTGGCACCGATTGCACTGGTGGTCACGGCCGACACACCCGCGCAGAACCTGCAGGAGTTCATGGCCTGGATCCAGGCCCAAAAGGGCAAGCTGTCCTATGGGTCCTACGGCATCGGCTCGCATGGCCAGCTGGCCTGCACCACGCTCAGCGATCTGGCCACTGCCGAGATGGCGCATGTCGCCTACAAGGGCGAGGCGCCCATGGTGCAAGACATGCTGGGCGGACAGATCAGGATTGGCATGGGCAGCATGGTCAATCTCAAGCCGCATATCGATGCCGGCAAGCTGCGCGCACTGGCGGTGACCGGCCCGCGCCGCGTGCCGCTGCTGCCCGACGTGCCCACCTTCGCCGAAGCGGGCTACCGGCAGGACGCGCTGTCCCTCGTTGGCTGGCTGGCCATTGCCGGCCCCAAGGGCATGCCGGCCGACGTGGCCCGGCAATGGGCTGCAGTCGCCAACCATGCGGTGGCCAGCCGCGAGGGCATGGCACGCATCATCGCAGCGGGCTTCGTGCCGGTGGATGACGATACCCCCGAGAAATTCGCCCGGCTGTGGGCGCAGGAAGCCCCGATCTGGGGCCGCCTGCTGCAAGCGGCAGGCGTGCAGCCCAGTTGA
- a CDS encoding acyl-CoA dehydrogenase family protein — MQDLIQRTVYREDHEQFRDAVRHFFDKEIVPHLAEWDRNGIVPKEVWRKAGREGLLNTMLPEPYGSGGDFGHAAVLIEEVGRTNASALGFPLHSDIVAPYINTYGSTAQKDRWLPKMAAGELIGAIAMTEPGAGSDLKSVRTTAKLVKSSEGDHYVINGAKTFITNGINSEIVIVVCKTAPDLGAKGVSLIVVEEGTPGFSKGRKLEKIGLMGQDTSELFFDNVKVPVDNLLGEENMGFRYLMQELAQERLVVAVRAASCIESFLQKTIDYTRERKAFGQTVFDFQNTRFKLAEAKAQATMLRTFVDECMKLHMQRALSPERAAMVKLNATALQNRLLDEFLQLHGGYGYMTEYQVGRAWTDARIGRIYGGSDEIMKEIIARTL, encoded by the coding sequence ATGCAAGACCTGATCCAACGCACCGTCTACCGTGAAGACCACGAACAGTTCCGTGATGCCGTGCGCCATTTCTTTGACAAGGAAATCGTGCCGCACCTGGCCGAGTGGGACCGCAACGGCATCGTGCCCAAGGAAGTGTGGCGCAAGGCGGGCCGCGAAGGGCTGCTGAACACCATGCTGCCCGAGCCGTACGGCAGCGGTGGCGACTTTGGCCACGCGGCGGTGCTGATCGAGGAAGTGGGCCGCACCAACGCCTCGGCGCTGGGCTTCCCGCTGCACTCGGACATCGTTGCCCCCTACATCAACACCTATGGCAGCACGGCGCAAAAGGACCGCTGGCTCCCCAAAATGGCCGCTGGCGAGCTGATTGGTGCCATTGCCATGACCGAGCCGGGCGCAGGAAGTGACTTGAAGTCGGTGCGCACCACGGCCAAACTGGTCAAGAGCAGCGAAGGCGACCACTACGTCATCAACGGCGCCAAGACCTTCATCACCAACGGCATCAACTCCGAAATCGTGATCGTGGTCTGCAAGACCGCACCCGATCTGGGCGCCAAGGGCGTCTCGCTGATCGTGGTGGAAGAAGGCACACCGGGCTTCAGCAAAGGCCGCAAGCTCGAAAAGATCGGCCTGATGGGCCAGGACACCTCCGAGCTGTTCTTTGACAACGTCAAAGTGCCTGTGGACAACCTGCTGGGCGAGGAGAACATGGGCTTCAGGTACCTGATGCAAGAGCTGGCGCAAGAGCGCCTGGTGGTGGCGGTGCGCGCGGCCAGTTGCATTGAGTCGTTCCTGCAAAAAACCATCGACTACACCCGCGAGCGCAAGGCCTTCGGTCAGACCGTCTTTGATTTCCAGAACACCCGGTTCAAGCTGGCCGAGGCCAAGGCGCAGGCCACCATGCTGCGCACGTTTGTGGACGAATGCATGAAGCTGCACATGCAGCGCGCGCTGTCGCCCGAGCGCGCGGCCATGGTCAAGCTCAATGCCACGGCGCTGCAAAACCGCCTGCTCGACGAGTTCCTGCAACTGCATGGCGGCTATGGCTACATGACCGAATACCAGGTGGGCCGCGCCTGGACCGATGCCCGCATCGGCCGCATCTATGGCGGCAGCGATGAGATCATGAAGGAAATCATTGCTCGCACGCTGTAG